The following proteins are co-located in the Solanum pennellii chromosome 8, SPENNV200 genome:
- the LOC107028005 gene encoding cinnamoyl-CoA reductase-like SNL6 isoform X1 has protein sequence MAPASNFDSVSNTVCVMDASTRLGSSLVKRLLKNGYTVHAAIQNIHNGGHGEFLDACDMKRLKNFHLDPFDYHSIIDALKGCCGLFYSFEPPKDQSCTYDEHIGEVEVRAAHNVVEACAQTDTIEKVVFTSSATAIIWGHHENDQNSASMLLDERHWSDINVCRKFKLWHALSKTLAEKTAWALAMDRGVNMVSVNAGLLMGPDLTIKNPYLKGAAEMYEDGVFVTVDLDFLVEAHICVYEQISTYGRYLCFNHIINQTEDALKLANMLSPLPSSPQRMESDTRIIQERISNKKLNKLMIECQPQINGKSRGVLMKMST, from the exons ATGGCTCCGGCTTCTAATTTTGACTCCGTCTCCAACACTGTGTGTGTCATGGATGCCTCGACTCGTCTCGGCTCGAGCTTAGTCAAGAGACTACTCAAAAATGGCTACACGGTTCATGCTGCTATTCAAAATATTCATAATG gtgGTCATGGTGAGTTCTTGGATGCATGTGACATGAAGAGACTTAAGAATTTTCATTTGGACCCTTTTGATTATCATAGTATAATTGATGCTCTAAAGGGATGTTGTGGCTTGTTTTACTCCTTTGAACCTCCAAAGGACCAATCATGCACTTATGAT GAACATATTGGAGAAGTGGAGGTGAGGGCAGCACATAATGTAGTGGAAGCAtgtgcacaaacagacactatTGAAAAGGTTGTGTTTACTTCCTCAGCAACTGCAATTATTTGGGGACAtcatgaaaatgatcaaaactctGCATCCATGCTTCTTGATGAAAGACATTGGAGTGATATCAACGTTTGTCGTAAATTCAAG CTATGGCATGCATTGTCAAAAACGCTAGCAGAGAAGACAGCATGGGCATTGGCTATGGACAGAGGAGTCAACATGGTATCAGTCAACGCAGGATTATTAATGGGTCCTGATCTAACGATCAAAAATCCATATCTTAAAGGAGCTGCTGAGATGTATGAAGATGGAGTATTTGTGACCGTTGATCTTGATTTCTTGGTGGAGGCCCACATTTGTGTTTATGAACAAATTTCAACTTATGGACGCTATTTATGCTTTAATCACATTATTAATCAAACTGAAGATGCTCTTAAACTTGCCAACATGTTATCCCCTTTGCCTTCTTCACCTCAAAG AATGGAGAGTGATACAAGGATAATTCAAGAGAGGATTAGCAACAAGAAGTTGAACAAACTTATGATTGAATGTCAGCCACAGATTAATGGCAAATCAAGAGGAGTGCTTATGAAAATGTCAACATAA
- the LOC107028005 gene encoding cinnamoyl-CoA reductase-like SNL6 isoform X2: MNSTICVMDASSCLGSKLVKCLLQRGYTVHAALQNCGESSLLLDELECDDDGDKMKKLKIFRSDPFDYHSIVDALKGCCALFYSFEPPRDHSTYDEHIGEVEVRAAHNVVEACAQTDTIEKVVFTSSATAIIWGHHENDQNSASMLLDERHWSDINVCRKFKLWHALSKTLAEKTAWALAMDRGVNMVSVNAGLLMGPDLTIKNPYLKGAAEMYEDGVFVTVDLDFLVEAHICVYEQISTYGRYLCFNHIINQTEDALKLANMLSPLPSSPQRMESDTRIIQERISNKKLNKLMIECQPQINGKSRGVLMKMST; this comes from the exons ATGAATAGTACAATATGTGTAATGGATGCCTCGAGTTGTTTAGGTTCAAAACTTGTTAAATGTCTTCTTCAGAGAGGATATACTGTTCATGCAGCCCTTCAAAATTGTG GCGAATCATCGTTGTTGTTGGACGAACTTGAatgtgatgatgatggtgacaAGATGAAGAAATTAAAGATTTTTCGATCGGATCCTTTTGATTATCATAGTATTGTTGATGCTTTGAAGGGTTGTTGTGCTCTCTTCTATTCCTTTGAACCTCCTCGTGATCATTCCACTTATGAT GAACATATTGGAGAAGTGGAGGTGAGGGCAGCACATAATGTAGTGGAAGCAtgtgcacaaacagacactatTGAAAAGGTTGTGTTTACTTCCTCAGCAACTGCAATTATTTGGGGACAtcatgaaaatgatcaaaactctGCATCCATGCTTCTTGATGAAAGACATTGGAGTGATATCAACGTTTGTCGTAAATTCAAG CTATGGCATGCATTGTCAAAAACGCTAGCAGAGAAGACAGCATGGGCATTGGCTATGGACAGAGGAGTCAACATGGTATCAGTCAACGCAGGATTATTAATGGGTCCTGATCTAACGATCAAAAATCCATATCTTAAAGGAGCTGCTGAGATGTATGAAGATGGAGTATTTGTGACCGTTGATCTTGATTTCTTGGTGGAGGCCCACATTTGTGTTTATGAACAAATTTCAACTTATGGACGCTATTTATGCTTTAATCACATTATTAATCAAACTGAAGATGCTCTTAAACTTGCCAACATGTTATCCCCTTTGCCTTCTTCACCTCAAAG AATGGAGAGTGATACAAGGATAATTCAAGAGAGGATTAGCAACAAGAAGTTGAACAAACTTATGATTGAATGTCAGCCACAGATTAATGGCAAATCAAGAGGAGTGCTTATGAAAATGTCAACATAA
- the LOC107028005 gene encoding cinnamoyl-CoA reductase-like SNL6 isoform X3, with translation MKKLKIFRSDPFDYHSIVDALKGCCALFYSFEPPRDHSTYDEHIGEVEVRAAHNVVEACAQTDTIEKVVFTSSATAIIWGHHENDQNSASMLLDERHWSDINVCRKFKLWHALSKTLAEKTAWALAMDRGVNMVSVNAGLLMGPDLTIKNPYLKGAAEMYEDGVFVTVDLDFLVEAHICVYEQISTYGRYLCFNHIINQTEDALKLANMLSPLPSSPQRMESDTRIIQERISNKKLNKLMIECQPQINGKSRGVLMKMST, from the exons ATGAAGAAATTAAAGATTTTTCGATCGGATCCTTTTGATTATCATAGTATTGTTGATGCTTTGAAGGGTTGTTGTGCTCTCTTCTATTCCTTTGAACCTCCTCGTGATCATTCCACTTATGAT GAACATATTGGAGAAGTGGAGGTGAGGGCAGCACATAATGTAGTGGAAGCAtgtgcacaaacagacactatTGAAAAGGTTGTGTTTACTTCCTCAGCAACTGCAATTATTTGGGGACAtcatgaaaatgatcaaaactctGCATCCATGCTTCTTGATGAAAGACATTGGAGTGATATCAACGTTTGTCGTAAATTCAAG CTATGGCATGCATTGTCAAAAACGCTAGCAGAGAAGACAGCATGGGCATTGGCTATGGACAGAGGAGTCAACATGGTATCAGTCAACGCAGGATTATTAATGGGTCCTGATCTAACGATCAAAAATCCATATCTTAAAGGAGCTGCTGAGATGTATGAAGATGGAGTATTTGTGACCGTTGATCTTGATTTCTTGGTGGAGGCCCACATTTGTGTTTATGAACAAATTTCAACTTATGGACGCTATTTATGCTTTAATCACATTATTAATCAAACTGAAGATGCTCTTAAACTTGCCAACATGTTATCCCCTTTGCCTTCTTCACCTCAAAG AATGGAGAGTGATACAAGGATAATTCAAGAGAGGATTAGCAACAAGAAGTTGAACAAACTTATGATTGAATGTCAGCCACAGATTAATGGCAAATCAAGAGGAGTGCTTATGAAAATGTCAACATAA
- the LOC107028299 gene encoding RING-H2 finger protein ATL29 gives MSSNVQNSTPSPPSPTTYASPPVAIIFTIILVLIFFIGFSSIFFCRCFIQNLLYTWHLRNSPNGTPIDPRVSANGLLGLDPSIIKSFPTFTYSSVKDYRKESCGLECAICLVEFDNNSVLRLVTSCNHVYHQDCIDLWLESHKTCPVCRANLESPEVLKKRSQYTSYVTSNSNSNSNISSSSNNNNNNNNNNVMRDINENESLEDSLSIAIRDDNNNDDDDDHKEEEQSGCSSTTLERVELQDGETKLSRSHSTGHSINRSRGAEDRFTLKLPEHVRAKIIKGHNSTKSCTTFGEYKSKTTTGNAGFGEVSESYTVDINKLR, from the coding sequence atgtcttcaaatgtacaaaattcaACCCCATCACCACCATCACCAACAACATATGCCTCACCACCAGTAGCAATAATCTTCACTATCATCCTTGTATTAATTTTCTTCATTGGTTTTTcatctattttcttttgtagATGTTTCATCCAGAATCTACTATACACATGGCATTTAAGAAATAGCCCTAATGGTACTCCAATTGATCCTAGGGTTTCAGCAAATGGGCTATTAGGTCTTGATCCTTCTATTATTAAATCATTTCCAACATTTACCTATTCAAGTGTAAAAGATTATCGTAAAGAATCTTGTGGTCTTGAATGTGCTATTTGTCTCGTTGAATTCGATAACAATAGCGTCCTTCGCCTGGTTACCTCATGTAACCATGTTTACCATCAAGATTGTATCGATCTATGGCTCGAATCACACAAGACATGCCCCGTATGTCGCGCGAACCTAGAATCGCCTGAGGTGCTAAAGAAAAGGTCACAATATACATCATACGTGAccagtaatagtaatagtaacaGTAAcattagtagtagtagtaataataacaataataacaataacaataatgtCATGCGTGACATTAATGAGAACGAATCGTTAGAAGATTCTTTGAGCATTGCAATTCGAGATGATAACAAcaacgacgatgatgatgatcataaagaagaagaacaaagtgGATGCTCTAGTACAACATTAGAACGTGTGGAATTACAAGACGGAGAAACGAAATTATCGAGATCGCATTCAACGGGGCACTCGATAAATAGATCTAGAGGAGCTGAAGATAGGTTTACATTGAAATTACCAGAACATGTGAGGGCAAAAATTATAAAGGGACATAATTCAACAAAAAGTTGTACTACTTTTGGTGAATACAAAAGCAAAACAACTACTGGAAATGCTGGTTTTGGTGAAGTTTCAGAATCATACACAGTAGATATCAATAAATtacgataa
- the LOC107028719 gene encoding uncharacterized protein At4g17910 isoform X2 encodes MDSPASTFNPNKRLKEEFVSNLTGTSMMELFLLIATLSMILFLRSVYSSSKKEALSKKDDNVNAVVCKKSLGSYLAAATLDVFCIVFPVILCLTILADWTYTNAVGMTLLVTFFILARRSGFSVSQEEGVRSLRTNISAYRVAMNFLTCICILAVDFKIFPRRYAKTETYGTGLMDIGVGSFIVANALVSRQARGIAKTNLRTAISSTCPLIVLGFARIFFTSSVDYQVHVGEYGVHWNFFFTLAGVAILTSIINIPPSYCGILGWFILVVYEVILLLGLNEYLLSNERGHDIISQNKEGIFSIFGYWGLYLVCVQLGNYLFFGKPGDAVLRTNDWARIRVWIICLLLWLLTILLDRHVERVSRRMCNLAYVTVVLAMNLQNVELSIPCGSFCLLDCGSYSFHLSMILLTNSSTLVNGVCACRHTC; translated from the exons ATGGATTCTCCGGCGAGCACATTTAATCCGAACAAGCGTCTCAAGGAAGA GTTTGTGAGCAATTTAACAGGAACTTCAATGATGGAGTTATTCCTTCTCATTGCCACTCTCTCG ATGATCCTCTTTCTACGTTCAGTATATTCCAGTTCCAAAAAAG AGGCCCTGTCAAAGAAAGATGATAATGTTAATGCAGTTGTTTGTAAGAAGAGCCTGGGATCATATCTTGCTGCAGCGACTCTTGATGTCTTCTGCATTGTATTTCCAGTCATTTTATGTTTGACT ATTCTGGCAGATTGGACATATACTAATGCAGTTGGGATGACCTTATTGGTGACATTCTTTATTTTAGCTAGAAG ATCTGGATTTTCTGTTTCTCAGGAAGAAGGGGTCCGATCTCTTAGGACAAATATATCTGCATACAGGGTTGCTATG AATTTTCTGACATGCATATGTATTCTGGCTGTTGACTTCAAGATATTTCCTAGAAGATATGCTAAAACAGAGACGTACGGTACTGGCTTG ATGGACATTGGAGTAGGTTCGTTTATTGTGGCAAATGCATTGGTCTCACGACAAGCACGTGGAATTGCAAAAAC GAATTTGAGAACTGCAATTTCTTCAACTTGTCCACTCATAGTCCTGGGGTTTGCTCGAATCTTTTTCACTTCAAGTGTTGATTATCAG GTTCACGTTGGTGAATATGGTGTGCACTGGAATTTCTTTTTCACTCTTGCTGGTGTAGCAATTTTGACATCGATAATTAATATTCCACCGAGTTATTGTGGAATTCTGGGGTGGTTTATTCTAGTAG TATATGAGGTCATCCTGTTGCTTGGGCTAAATGAATATCTCCTTTCAAATGAACGAGGACATGACATCATCAGTCAAAACAAAGAAGGGATTTTTAGCATTTTTG GTTATTGGGGGTTGTACCTTGTTTGTGTCCAACTAGGCAACTATCTTTTCTTTGGAAAACCTGGAGATGCTGTGTTGAGGACAAACGATTGGGCAAGGATTAGAGTCTGGATTATCTGTCTTCTATTATG GTTGTTGACCATTTTGCTAGATAGGCATGTTGAGAGGGTTTCTCGCAGAATG TGCAACCTGGCTTATGTTACTGTAGTATTGGCTATGAACCTTCAG AATGTGGAATTGTCTATTCCCTGTGGCTCCTTTTGTTTGCTGGACTGTGGTAGCTACTCATTCCATCTATCCATGATTCTTCTTACCAACAGTTCTACACTTGTAAATGGAGTTTGCGCGTGCAGACATACATGTTAG
- the LOC107028719 gene encoding uncharacterized protein At4g17910 isoform X1, with product MDSPASTFNPNKRLKEEFVSNLTGTSMMELFLLIATLSMILFLRSVYSSSKKEALSKKDDNVNAVVCKKSLGSYLAAATLDVFCIVFPVILCLTILADWTYTNAVGMTLLVTFFILARRSGFSVSQEEGVRSLRTNISAYRVAMNFLTCICILAVDFKIFPRRYAKTETYGTGLMDIGVGSFIVANALVSRQARGIAKTNLRTAISSTCPLIVLGFARIFFTSSVDYQVHVGEYGVHWNFFFTLAGVAILTSIINIPPSYCGILGWFILVVYEVILLLGLNEYLLSNERGHDIISQNKEGIFSIFGYWGLYLVCVQLGNYLFFGKPGDAVLRTNDWARIRVWIICLLLWLLTILLDRHVERVSRRMCNLAYVTVVLAMNLQVFAVLTLADYVPGYKVAALIEYFDRNLLGSFLLANVLTGMVNLSMDTLSVSPFGALAILFGYAYILSIAAAVAHNYGIRLKFW from the exons ATGGATTCTCCGGCGAGCACATTTAATCCGAACAAGCGTCTCAAGGAAGA GTTTGTGAGCAATTTAACAGGAACTTCAATGATGGAGTTATTCCTTCTCATTGCCACTCTCTCG ATGATCCTCTTTCTACGTTCAGTATATTCCAGTTCCAAAAAAG AGGCCCTGTCAAAGAAAGATGATAATGTTAATGCAGTTGTTTGTAAGAAGAGCCTGGGATCATATCTTGCTGCAGCGACTCTTGATGTCTTCTGCATTGTATTTCCAGTCATTTTATGTTTGACT ATTCTGGCAGATTGGACATATACTAATGCAGTTGGGATGACCTTATTGGTGACATTCTTTATTTTAGCTAGAAG ATCTGGATTTTCTGTTTCTCAGGAAGAAGGGGTCCGATCTCTTAGGACAAATATATCTGCATACAGGGTTGCTATG AATTTTCTGACATGCATATGTATTCTGGCTGTTGACTTCAAGATATTTCCTAGAAGATATGCTAAAACAGAGACGTACGGTACTGGCTTG ATGGACATTGGAGTAGGTTCGTTTATTGTGGCAAATGCATTGGTCTCACGACAAGCACGTGGAATTGCAAAAAC GAATTTGAGAACTGCAATTTCTTCAACTTGTCCACTCATAGTCCTGGGGTTTGCTCGAATCTTTTTCACTTCAAGTGTTGATTATCAG GTTCACGTTGGTGAATATGGTGTGCACTGGAATTTCTTTTTCACTCTTGCTGGTGTAGCAATTTTGACATCGATAATTAATATTCCACCGAGTTATTGTGGAATTCTGGGGTGGTTTATTCTAGTAG TATATGAGGTCATCCTGTTGCTTGGGCTAAATGAATATCTCCTTTCAAATGAACGAGGACATGACATCATCAGTCAAAACAAAGAAGGGATTTTTAGCATTTTTG GTTATTGGGGGTTGTACCTTGTTTGTGTCCAACTAGGCAACTATCTTTTCTTTGGAAAACCTGGAGATGCTGTGTTGAGGACAAACGATTGGGCAAGGATTAGAGTCTGGATTATCTGTCTTCTATTATG GTTGTTGACCATTTTGCTAGATAGGCATGTTGAGAGGGTTTCTCGCAGAATG TGCAACCTGGCTTATGTTACTGTAGTATTGGCTATGAACCTTCAG GTTTTTGCAGTTTTAACTCTAGCTGATTATGTACCTGGATATAAAGTTGCTGCATTGATAGAATATTTCGACCGGAATCTACTGGGCTCTTTTCTTCTG GCTAACGTGCTAACTGGAATGGTTAATCTTTCCATGGATACCCTCTCTGTCTCACCATTCGGAGCCCTTGCTATCTTGTTTGGATATGCATACATTTTATCTATTGCTGCAGCAGTTGCACATAATTATGGTATTCGATTGAAGTTTTGGTAG